The following coding sequences are from one Ruminococcus flavefaciens AE3010 window:
- a CDS encoding GNAT family N-acetyltransferase, which yields MDISYRQADRDNIPAIEELFTAMLQSVNSSDEAEGYEAGYLDKFFSGSNDIIYTAVVYGRVIGYISVEAYPDHVYLDDLSVSEEYRGCGVGTRLIELAEKHGTAISAKLSVLHVEKSNEKAYRLYSRLGYNVSAEEGSRYRMAKQLQR from the coding sequence CTGACCGCGATAATATACCTGCCATTGAAGAGCTTTTCACGGCAATGCTGCAAAGCGTGAACAGCAGTGACGAAGCAGAGGGCTACGAGGCAGGCTATCTCGACAAGTTCTTTTCGGGCAGCAACGATATTATCTATACCGCTGTGGTTTATGGCAGAGTTATCGGCTATATTTCCGTTGAAGCCTACCCCGACCATGTCTATCTCGATGACCTGTCGGTGTCCGAAGAATACCGCGGCTGTGGCGTAGGCACAAGGCTAATAGAGCTTGCCGAAAAACACGGCACTGCCATTTCTGCAAAGCTTTCAGTGCTTCACGTTGAAAAATCCAACGAAAAAGCCTACAGGCTTTACTCAAGACTGGGCTACAACGTTTCTGCCGAAGAGGGCAGCCGTTACAGAATGGCAAAGCAATTACAGAGGTGA